The Sebastes umbrosus isolate fSebUmb1 chromosome 1, fSebUmb1.pri, whole genome shotgun sequence genome includes the window aatttgtcccagtttattcctggttgcagtgaatgtgaatgtcatcagctgacaagaagtacacatggacccaagctgtttactagcaatgttaatgcaattctgttgcaattccgtcaaaatgcactaaaacagagcgtttcagacagagggtaaatacaggtatattcaggtcgacagtatgaggaaaataaagtttttttttaacaataaatcatgtaaacatgttctagtagaaacacaaaatacaagtatgaacctgaaaatgagcataacatgggacctttaagaatcAACCGTTGTTGTCATCTTCCGGCCCCGCGAGGGCGCTGTCCGGAGAGCGTTCCATCCGGTCCAGCAGCTCCGTTGCTACGTCACCACATTGCACCGAATACCGATGGCACAGCGTGTAAAAGCGTGAAGCTGTTCTCCAGAAAAACACTGCCAGAAACTTGTAAGttgaatgaaaatgtgacaagatgtgtgttttatgtgtcaGAATATGTCTCTGGTTCATGGTGGTTGGACAGAAACATTGTATAGCGAGCAATAACTGAGAGGTTACCGGCTAACTTCTTCTAACAGAACCACTTGAATGTTTCTCTTGTCTGTTGTTGATGTGTTCAGCCCGTTGATGTGATGAAATCTGTGTTGTTTAGATGCAAGATGAGGGAagcgtgtgtgtttctgtgtctcctCCTGAGCTGCAGCCAGGCAGCCAGACAAGGACAGGACATCAGATGtggaggtacagtatgtgtctgCCTGTCTCTTAGGCTACACCAGAGGTCTCTGAGCAACATGCAgctcttcagcccctctccagtggctccctgtggatttatacaaatggaaatgaataactgtttattgtttacattttcatttttatttatcattgttgtaggtctatggtacgacggagtatcagTGCCACATTTTCtggaataaagtcacaagtttatgagaaaaaaaagtagtagtattgtgagaataaagtcaatattataaagtagtaattttacgagttattttctttttttctcgtaatattatgactttattctggaaatctccgatttttttcccctcaatgtgtcCCTAATACTCAGATAAGTCCTAATGTGTGGgtcctctccctctgctcccCGCAGCCTGCAGAGCTCTGGTAGATGAGATGGAGTGGGCCATCTCCCAAGTAGATCCAAAGAAAATGATCCAGACGGGATCCTTCAGGATCAACCCGGACGGCAGCCAGTCCATCAGAGAggtgaggcagcagcagcagcagcagcacagccacGTAGTAATGTGTCCAACACACTCTTTGTAGGCTGCACCACTATAATGCACAATGAAGTAGTGCTGCACATATCTGTTTTTTAAAGAGGGTTTGCTTGCACAGCACAAGATATCTGATGACGCCCCCCTATGCACTAGGACAGTGGtccccaaactttttcatgtcaatcATGCTTTAGAACTCCTATTGTCACCTGATTGTTTATTTAGCAACAAAACTGGACTGCAAAATGCAGTGTTAtcactgtatttattatttggtAACAACTGAAGGCACTGTCACATGAAGAGAAACCTCACATCTTCTTTAATTCTTTTTCATGCCACCAGGTTCCTCTAGCCCGCTCAGAGGGAAACCTCCTGGAGCTGATGGAGATGGTGTGTGAGAGGATGGTGGACTACGGCGAGCTCGCCGATTCTTCCACACACAGGAAGTCCTACGTTAGGATAAAGTCTCGGAGCGGCGAGCCCATGGACCTCTCAGAGGCTTCGCTGGATTCAAGAGTTACAGGCAGTTTAAAATTTGCAGTGAGTACAAAATTCCACTGAATGATTATTAAATGCACCATCATATGTTTTAATGGTATTACTGTGCTTTTATtggtaatgataataatattttttatgcaaCCCACACcccacaattatttttttaacttatttctCCAGTGTGAAACAATTGTTGAGCAGCATGAAGATGAAGTCATTGAATTCTTCGCTCACGAGAACGATAATGTCAAAGACAAACTCTGCAGCAAGAGGACAGGTATGTTTTTGACACAACAagactgatatttatttttctaatgctGACTTTTACACACTATTACAcatttatgttatgttgtttcactgcagctgctgtattttaattcattgtttttctctcctgtttGCTCTGCAGACCTCTGTGACCATGCTCTGGAAATGCACCACGATGAACTTTGATATCATCTCCCCATGGCTGCCGTGACGTTGGGTGCTGTAATGTTTTCAGTTTTCTCTTATCCCCGGTTTACACCAAGGCGGTGGTGGAAGATGTAGCTATACAAATTATTATGTTAGATAATAGAAAATCCACCTGAAAGTAAAAGTGACAATTTAAGGACcagtttttgccattttttagCCGTATCTCTTTGGATTATCTTGTCActtgtttatatactgtaagtattatttagtttttaatgcTCACTAATATTTATTGAACTGTCCAAGATCACAGGAATAACTTCTTTTGGTTGAATATTCCATCACATTAAACTGAAAAGTTAAAGACACATTATGTAAGATCAGAAATTAAGATTATTTGAGTGTTGTCCAAATGACAAAATGTGCCTTTATTACTGAACAAATGTTTCCCTCCATGTAATGTCTCTTCAAAGATCGATCCCACCATTACCCCCTTGGTATTGTTACTGTTGATGTGAAATGTATTACAGTTAAGAAAACAGATAAAATGTTGCTGCTAAGGTGGGTTGGGGGTTTGATGCTAAAAATGTCCTCATGAACTGATCAAACATATTCCACCAGAGAAATTGGCATCTGAAGATCAATTGAAAGTTGCAGCAAagtcaaaaaaaagaagttggGAAAACTTCAACCACTGCTTTGTGTGAAATTATGAATTCAAACTTAATTTTGTAGCGTCTTTGTAGCCTATACACTTTTAAAACACTAGACTTTCATTTTTGTCTGACAACAAAGTATTGActtgtaaaatgtacttaatgttAATAGTAATGTCTGAAAAGGTCTACTTTCCCTCCATGCTGCCCTTCTGATCTAGAGcagaaaaatatctttaaacacaaatatatataaaagaagtATAGAATAGTTTATAGCTTCAGGAGCAGGCAAAGGTCACCtcttcttttaaataaatattacaaaaacCAGCTGCAATCCTGCAGTCAATTTCTATTTTCTTCAGTCTAGTTACACTGAACTCCAGTCTGAACTCCAGTGTAACACCACTAGAGTGAGCTGTAGTCCACAATCTGATAGTTGAGTCCAAATTAAAGAATCATACTCAGTTGGAAAGTCTTCATGCTGTACTGTCGATGTagagaaaaagtatttttggtatcatttatttttcaatgtgaaaaaaaatgaacttgCTGTCTCATGTGAACATTCTTCtgatattttccttttttatacataaaacTTTTGTAAGTTCTCTGCATCCGTTTTGTCTTTAATCAATGGAAATATATTTGACACAAGTTTACCTTCTAATTTCTAAACTATCACTCATAAATCAGGTAAATCACAAAAGATTTTCATACCAGTACATTCAGATTTTTTGCATGCAAGTCTCATACCAAAATGgacaaaaaatttaaatacTTAAATGTAGGCAGGAAGACCATAAGGGGAATTAAATACTgcactaaaatgtaaaaaaaaaaaaaacttttctcaaCATTTATATCAtcactttagttttttttactcctttttGGCTGACAAGGtacatttagtagctgttctggagctttcagttTTATCTCACGATCTTCCTCAGCAAATGGAGTTTGTCCAGTTTGTCATGaaattgtatatttttaaatttccatttttcttaAGGACTTATTGTCCACATTGGCGTAAATGTTGAGATTGAAAGTTCactcttgaccttggaaacaacAGCTAACAAAACACTCACCACCATCTCACAGCATTTTGTTAATGCACTCCatcattttatttacttataataCAGATAAAAACATCCAGAAATATCACCACACCATGAAATCACTCCAAATAATCAAATCTTTTATTCCTTCCACTTTCATAATTTCATAACCACATATTTACCTTAAACACTCTAGAAACAGCAGATAAATAGATTTGGAGAAAAAGTATGACAAGATGTGCTTACAAGAAtagatttgtcaaataaatggtTTGGATATTTTAGATTTCCATAATGTCAAATTCCTACATTTCTATAACAACAGTGAATGCATCATTACTTACCCATCAAGAGCTCTAAGATTACACTGAaactaaaaaatacattaaatgtcTGCTACAAAATGTTATTGAGGAAATTACCTCCATTCCTTATGAGGCACAATATAAATGTAGATGGTACGTAGTTGTTAGATGTTTAATCAAACATATTAGTTATTTTACAGACTCACTTTCAATCATCTCTTCACCTGAACCTCCTCCTGGTTTTCTTCTAGCTCTGTTTCCTTCATTTCCACTGCCTTGGCTGTTTTATTCGCCACCTCCACCGGCCACTCCTCACTCTGACTAGACTCATTAATGACGCTCTCATCTCCATCATTATCTCCCTCTTCCTTAGCTGCTATCTCATCTTTTACTTCAGCAGAGCAGCATCGCTCTCCCTCAGCCGTCTGAAACTCCTCGTCGTTCCCCGTCTTGCTTTCTGTCCCAGCGTCAGGTGGCGTTTCCTCAGCCTCGTCCTCATCTGCTACAATAACGGTGTCCCCAGACCCGTGGCTACAGGTGCTGCTGCAGGACAGCGTGTCTTCTTCAGCGTGTCCGCTTCGCTCTTCATGACACAGATTCTCCTCCACACCTTCTGTTGAAACCTCCGACTGCCCTGCTCCATCAAAGACTATCCTCCCCGAATTAATGTCCACTACCACACCTGGGCGACACAAGTCCTCCCCTGCACTCTCTGGATCCCAGAGCtcactcacctcctcctcctcattctcaGAGTCGGGCGCTGTATGTTTCCTAATGCGATTTACTGCATCCCACAGGGACTTGGGATACTGGGGCTCTTCTTTGAGGGGTGAGGCAGGGTCAATGCTTCCACTTCCCTCTTGCGGAGGAGGAGTTGAAGAGCTGGATAGCAGGATTCGGGGGGAATCAGTGCAAGAGGAAGATGAGAACTGAAGGGGTTCTTCACAGGAGtccagatgaagaggaggagggacagTTTCTGGGATgccagcagcaggagcagcatcaGGATTTAGAGCTGAGGAACAAACTGAGTCCATTTccagaaaagaaacaaactcTGTATCCGACTcgtttgatgtgtgtgttggagtAGGAAGCTCAGAGGGTGAGAGCACATCCAAAGGTGATTGAGACACCTCACAGTCTGAGTCTGATggtgagggaggagaagagTCAGAGGCTTCAGTCTGTGGTTCAGTGTCCTGCAAAATTTCAATCTCTATTTGAGTTTGAGAGTCTGTAGCATTTTCTGTGGATAGCGTCAGTTCCAAAAGACCTGTAGGATCCTCATCAACTTCTTTTTGTGATCGCTCCTCAGTCATATAACTCTCTTTTAGATGAGCATCCTCTTCTTGTCCATTATCAAATTGTTGCTGCAAAATGTTGACCTCTGTTTGACTGTCAGTCACATTTTCTTGGGATATTGTCGGCTCCAAAAGACCTGCAGGATCCTCGCCGACTTCTTCTGGTAGCTGATCTTCAGtcaaataactatgttttacaTAAACAAAATCCTCTGCTTGGACACGTTCAAGTTGTTGCTGCAAAATGTCAATCTCTATGGCATCTTCTTTGGACATTTTAGGAGTCTGCTCCATAATATGGTCTGTAGGATCgtcttcttttgtttgttgATCATCAGTGGCATTGCTCTCAATCACACACGCAGCATCGTCTGGTTGGTCACTTTCAGATTGTTGCTCCTCAGTCATATCTTTGGTAATATCCTCAAGGGTGTCGCTGATCTCATTGTTTATTAGCTGTGGTGTTTCACCCTCTTCATCCTGGTCCTCAACATCGGACACTGCTTCTGCAGTGTGATCTACTGAATAAAGAggagaagggcttgggaaatgGTCTGCATTGGGAGTGGAGTTTGTGGTAAAGTCAATAGATGCAGGGAGAAGAAATGAGGTTTCCGGCTGAAGAGCTAAGTTTTCTGCAGAATTGAGGGGAATCAACTCAGGATCAGGACCTCCCTCTATGTTTGATTCTGAGATATGCATGAGAGGCGTAAGATCGGAGGATGACAGCGTGAGAGAAAGAGCAGGTTCACAGTCTGAGGAGGGTGAAAGCAAAGAAGAATTAGAGAGGTTGGTGGGTGGATGATGAGTAGAGGTATCGTTTTCTTCCTGCTCAGTTGTACCTTCTTCACTAACGGGTATAAGCAGAGAATCCTCAGTTATTTCAATATCCGGTAAAGATTCAATGTCAGTTTCAGTGTCATTCCCGTCAGACATAATAGACACCTGATCCCGAAGTCCTGCGAAATCCCCACCATCTTCATTTGCCGCCTGATCTTTGGTATCATCATTCTCCCGCAAACACACAGCATCTTCAGTTTGGCCAACCTCTAACCGACTCTGTGACTGTTCCTCTTCTCCTGTGTCCTCTGGGATTTGTTCAACTGCATCATCAATGTCGTTGTCTTTAATTGGAGAAGGTTCAACCTCCTGGTCCTCCACATACGAGTCCAGAGGTGACGTTGCATCTTCAGGTTGCTGCTTAGTAACGCAGTCCTGTAGAGGGATTCCTAGGATCCTTTCAGTGCGCTCCTCCAGCGTTTCCCCCTCAGAAACTGAAGATGAGGACATGCAGACGGAAGAGATTTCACTTTCTCCCTCGGGTGTCTGTTGTTCCATAATATCGGAGTCTGGTTCAGTCTCAGGCCTTTCATTAGTGTGGAGGgggtttgtttctgtgttttggtcAGTTGTTGCATCCTGATCCAGCTGACTGTTTGATTCAGGAGAGATAGTCGATTGAACATCAAGTGGACTGTGCTCAGTGTGTAAGTAGTGAACATGCTCTTTCTTGGGTGATGGAATCAGCTCCATTTTAACAACAACACAGGTTGTTTTGATAACCAGTCGACCTTCACTGTCCTCAGAGTCTGTGTCTGTCTTGATGTCCAGTCTCCTTACTTCAACATCAATTGGATGAAATTTATTTTCTTGGTTGTGCAGAACATCTGATTCTCCTTCCTCGATGTTTGCTTTCAAACATGTTGATGAACTCTCAGTTTCAGCTCTGCTTGAGAAACTAGGCTCCCTCCACAGAGGATATTTGACTGACACAGGCTGCACTGATCGAGCAACTTGTCTCCCAATTGTAGAATCAGCATCATCTGTTTTAACTTTTTCTTGGGAAACAACATCCATCTCTGCTTTGTTTGATAGCTTATCACTAAGCATCTCACTTTCTATGCAGGTTGGCATCTCCTTCTGTTTGGCTTTTCTTGCATCAGAAGCATTTGACTGCTCTGTGAGTGTTGGCGCTCTGAAGTCTACCTCATCTgcaagtttgtgtgtttgattaATGCCACTACTGACCCAGAGACCTTTAGAAACACCTCCTAATTCTGTGTTTTGAATGTTTCCTTGCAAGGTACAAAGTGGCAAAGATGGGGTCTCTGCGGGGCCTGCTATTCGAGACACCAAGCAGAATATGGTCATGCCACCTGTCTTTTTGTTTAATCTGAACTTCCTTCCTTCAATGACTTTTGAGGATGGTTCCTCGTTTATCTTTTTGTTCTCAACCGCTTGTAACACTTGTGACTGTTGCAGAGACAACTCACCCTcatgctgcatgtgtgtttccTGGATACTAAAAGGACTGCTTGCCTGTAACGCATCTGTCGCCTGTCGTCGGTCCTGTATTAGTCCTTCAAGTCCTTCTGGGAAGCTTTTTTGATTCCCATCTGGTTTTGCaaactcctctttctctccttctctgtgaTCCTGCAGATCTACATGCTGCTTCTTTTGGAGTGTGGGCTGTGACCAGTAGGTTTGTCTCTTACCTTCTTGCTCCCAGCTGGTGTCACAGTGGTGCAGTACAGGTGAGCCTTTATGTGGGCTGTCATAGGGAGGAGGAGCGATATAGCCAGGAGGTTGGCTGAACATCCTCGGTTGGTAGCTGTTCTTTTCTTGGCTTGTGTCGGTGGCAGGAGTTTGTGATGGATAGTAAGTGGGAGCTTGCTGTCTGCCCCCTCTATCCCACAATCCTGATTCTCTGAAGCTTGCAGATTGTCTGACTTGTTGCAGCGCCGCCACTCGAGGATCTGTCCCACTCCTGctgtccctctctagagtccTGCTGCTCTCCGGCAGACCCTGAGAGGCGCCCCTCAACTCAGCCTCGATGCGTCTCCTTCTTGGAAGTGAATGGCTGTATCGAGCTGCCCAAGCCTCCAGCTCTCGATAGCTGCTGTCGCTCCTCTTAGCAGGAACTTCCCTGTTGTAGCGGACAGGACCACAGGGCTCCCACCTCCTCTGCCACCCCTCCCTCAGAAATCCTCTCTCATATTCCCTCGCTGCTCGCTGAGCTGCTGtccactctctgtctctggctTCATGTTGCTGATGATAGTCTCCCAGGTCCTGGTGCTGCTGAGCGTGACGGTCGAGAATAAAAGGGAATTGAGAAGAAGCAGGGGCGGTCTGATCTTGGTCCGTCCAGTTAGTGTACTCCTGTGGAGCCCCTCCTGTTCTTGATCCTGGTACAGTCCAGTAACTGGACTCCCTGCTTTGTTCCTGCTGCTCACCATAGTACAGTGGATACTGGGGGACCTGATGTCGGTCTTGGTAGCTGTGGGGGAAATGGTGAAAAAGTACGTTCAAATAATTTCAACAAAAGCCATCTTccacatcacatttaattccTTGATATGTGTTTTAACAAATTTTCCCATGTCAAGTGACTTTTAGTATAACTTCActgtaaaataatattgaaaataatgtgttgctAAAAACTGTGCAGTTTTTCATGAATATAACAGCAATGTGGAACagcaatatatacagtagatattaaGACTATTGTGCAGCAAATTAGTCAGGTAAAGCACAAATAAGTCTGTCAAACAAGCATAGaaaaatgttaacaaactaTCATCCAATGATTACACTGATTAGAAAAGTAATCTGAACTCACTTATGTGTACAGTTTCTCCCAGGAACAGTACCAAATTTGGAGTATAGAGGCGTCTGCCCCGGATTCTCGGGCCAGAACTCCATGTTTTGGTTGAAATCTGaaatatggagaaaaaaaaggatcatATAATTATCAGTATGTTCTTAAAATGCATAAAACCTTAAGATTTATATACAGACTCAAAAAGcatattcatattttaacaCTGATTATATGATAGCCTATActgaataaaaaactaaaataaaaatattttaaaatgtctcaCCTGCAATTTAGATATCATTACATAAATGGAGAtataagtacacacacacaacacgtaCCTTTAATTAGTCCTCAGATTATTGTCCTTGTTGCTCATGAGGTGATATGAAGTCTAACGAAGTCCAAACAGGACAACTTGTTTTAAAAGGAGGATGGTTTTCAGTCCCCCTCccactctacacacacacacacacacacacacacacacactcccctgtCACTGCCCATCCTCCTCTCATCCAGCCAACATGCCCAGTATAAATACCACAGGAATTTTTTTATCAGGTTTTTAGAGTTACCATCTTTAGCTGCATCGTTCCTCTTTAAAGtcatacaaaaaaatgtgaaggagatataatttatttttacaacaTGTATAAAACAGTTTAACTCAGAAAGTCAACTATAACATTTTCCTGTCAGCTCATATGGCACCACTTCTCCAATGCAAAGTTTTTGCCCAAATAATCATGAATGacaacaacatcagtgatcTGCACTTTGCATGACACTGGTGTGGGAGGTTCTCGGCGTGATGGCAGGCAGACGCCGCACGGAGATAGGGATCTGTTGTTTTGTCGGCTGAATTGTGGCGGAGGGAGAGACGGGCAGCGGACGGGTTGTCTCCCTTTCTTTGAAACTCTCCAGCGTAACAAACAGGCTTTCCTTCTCTGAACAGAAAATCTGTACATCAGcacagagcaggagagagggGATGAAGTTCGTACAGACAGCCGGCTGCAGGGCAATCTGTTGATGTTGACAGAATAGTTGAGGATGGGATGAACTTTGTTTTGGGTTTTATAGATAtctcaataaaaacaatattactACAATTTCAGGTGAGAACAGGATCCATGAGAAGTTTGAGAATTATATTTTGATACTGTATATTGGACCCAGCTTTCTAATTTATGCCTGTCCAGACTGATTGATGTAAAACTGCACAAAAGACAAAATCATGAatagtaacacaatgacagtgtGACACCAACTACATAAAAGTATCCATTATGACTGAgtaaataaatctgtttttgttCTGAGCTTAAATGCTGCTCGTAGATAAAAGTTTCAGCCCAGAGATGATGCTAATGAAGATGTTTAGTGAGTGACAGACTCCATCACCTTGTGTGGAGAGAGGACTGGTGTTAATCtgatttaaagcctgaaaacataaCTTTAAATATACATGACTAAATGAGCAATAACAATCTGCTTCATCacgactgtgtgggtgtggtttgATCACATTTGATTGACAGTGGCCTAGCAGCATACAGTAAGCAAACGATGCAAAACATGTcatcacattttaattaaaatgtgacTGAACCCTCATTGGCGCATGCACGATGTGATGTCACCTTTTTTCCAACAGAGCCCCGACCACTTTGAACCAGTCAGAAGaccagacaaaaacacaaatacagacatgtctcatgaaataaacaaaaccgTTATAATTTTGGCAGAAAATATAGTATTCATGCAGGATCAAGTCTATCAGAGTAAGCAGCTAAAGGAGAATGAATgtttttcagggcctttaaagcTGTGATCATGTGACGTGTTTTCAATCTAATCTGAAGGTGATGCAGCTCAGCTCTCTTTGTAACACGCTCAACATCCTTGCAGAAACCAAACAGGGAGGTCATGTACGGACAGGCCGCTGCGTCCTGTACTGATAAAATGAACTTTGCGAGACAATTAGAAATGTGGAAAGAAAATATGAGATTTAAAATTTAGAGGTAGAGCACACTGAGAAGAACAGTCGACCCTTTTTCAAGACATGCACTGATAACATTGTTGTCACTAAAACTACATTGTGCATGATAGTGACAACATAGACAAGTGATAAAAGGAAGAACCTGAAATCTCCAGTCAGATGATTATGAGCGGAGCTGATCCTCACCTCGAGACACGAGAAGCTGAGAACAATGGACTGCCGATTTCATTAACAAACATAAGGCTGTTTTatataaaatcacaataagaacTTGCTCTTGTTTCGCCACGGTAACTGGTTCCAAACTGTATTTAATGATGGAAgtgagaaataaaaatatatgtaccACATCTAACCATTTCCATTAAACTTCTAGTTTTGAAGGAGGTTGAATTGGTTATTTACTGAAAACAAAACGGACTACCTAAGGTGGAAGCCATCCACCTAACTAGTAGGTAAGTATAACCAAactttcagtttttttaaaaaactatttttaaaaaggCACCCAAAAACAACCCAGTCATAACTGGTCCCAGTAGAGTAACTAATCCAAGTACCAGGCCTGTAGCAGGTTGTCCCTGCTGTCACTGGTCTTTCCTCAGAGATGCCTTGTAGATATTAATGTTCTGATTGTCATCCCGGTGCACAAGCTCCACATTAAATCTGCTCGGCAGATATTCTTCATAGAAACCTGGAGTCTCGTGCTCTTTTCGCATTTTGGATGACAGATATGCCACGGCTCCGTTCTTGCACAAATGAGCTAGTGTCTCCACTAGCAGCGGGTACGTCTCTGGGAGGTAAATGATATCTGCACAGAGCACCAGATCCCAGTCAGAGGGGAAGTTCATGTGGTCCTCACCccaggacagagggaggacggTGGGGAGGGTGGTAGGCCAACCACTGGGTGGCATGTTAGCAGTAACGTTGGCCTGAAGTTGTGGGAGAGCCAAAGGAAGGTCTGTGAGAGTCATGACCGCACCTGGAAAGATATGAAAATTTGATTCCGATGAGTTGTTGATGAAACTCTCAACTAGGGATACAtgaatctgactttttcagtcccaatagcTATACCCAATCCAGCTATCTGACTCAGTATTGACCTGATATCCgatattggtgcatccctactctcaACTGAAGATGCTTTACACATTATTTACAGATGGATGCACCACATATAACACATTCAGGTACTATAAAAGTTATCAGGATGTTTTGACAATGCCGAATAAGTGACAGTGGTAGTGGTGAAatataactaagtacatttactcaacttaaagggactgtttgtatctttttacacgtataaatctaccgggtcgggatcccatgcgtgctcgcgtgtggccggagtctctgactctcactcacacaccgcgcgcgttgttgctgtctcgctccacttcacgtgcatgcacgctcactacacactgcagaagaattagtttagctctgagaatatctatgaatgtacagtggacgtttgtgcagaaataactgctgcagctcctccagaccaacagaggtctcccgtgtcttgtgaagtgacggggctccgcagcgagaaacgtaatcgtctccgaccgggtgtcGGTGtatccctgcgggcgcagtcgggagacgataacgtttctttttcctgcttcagcctctggggctgaagcaggaaaagccaacactagcatcagcagtgattcatggagagaccttcgtctggtcagctaacattactgccaagcagctgaaatatagagtgatattgtggttttagctgacgtgtgtcgcctcactgttttgagcgatgctcgttcatgtctatttagagcaagcaagcgcgggcaacaggacgctgacttccgttgacttttttttttttttttcaacaatatttttattgaatttacatatagacatatatacatatatacacatacagacagacaaacaatattaataattaaattatacaatgaaatgtttagtcagaatttcaaagaaagagagacatgacatttcatgtttcaccaacaaagaaaacaaag containing:
- the si:ch211-159e12.5 gene encoding uncharacterized protein si:ch211-159e12.5 — its product is MEFWPENPGQTPLYSKFGTVPGRNCTHNYQDRHQVPQYPLYYGEQQEQSRESSYWTVPGSRTGGAPQEYTNWTDQDQTAPASSQFPFILDRHAQQHQDLGDYHQQHEARDREWTAAQRAAREYERGFLREGWQRRWEPCGPVRYNREVPAKRSDSSYRELEAWAARYSHSLPRRRRIEAELRGASQGLPESSRTLERDSRSGTDPRVAALQQVRQSASFRESGLWDRGGRQQAPTYYPSQTPATDTSQEKNSYQPRMFSQPPGYIAPPPYDSPHKGSPVLHHCDTSWEQEGKRQTYWSQPTLQKKQHVDLQDHREGEKEEFAKPDGNQKSFPEGLEGLIQDRRQATDALQASSPFSIQETHMQHEGELSLQQSQVLQAVENKKINEEPSSKVIEGRKFRLNKKTGGMTIFCLVSRIAGPAETPSLPLCTLQGNIQNTELGGVSKGLWVSSGINQTHKLADEVDFRAPTLTEQSNASDARKAKQKEMPTCIESEMLSDKLSNKAEMDVVSQEKVKTDDADSTIGRQVARSVQPVSVKYPLWREPSFSSRAETESSSTCLKANIEEGESDVLHNQENKFHPIDVEVRRLDIKTDTDSEDSEGRLVIKTTCVVVKMELIPSPKKEHVHYLHTEHSPLDVQSTISPESNSQLDQDATTDQNTETNPLHTNERPETEPDSDIMEQQTPEGESEISSVCMSSSSVSEGETLEERTERILGIPLQDCVTKQQPEDATSPLDSYVEDQEVEPSPIKDNDIDDAVEQIPEDTGEEEQSQSRLEVGQTEDAVCLRENDDTKDQAANEDGGDFAGLRDQVSIMSDGNDTETDIESLPDIEITEDSLLIPVSEEGTTEQEENDTSTHHPPTNLSNSSLLSPSSDCEPALSLTLSSSDLTPLMHISESNIEGGPDPELIPLNSAENLALQPETSFLLPASIDFTTNSTPNADHFPSPSPLYSVDHTAEAVSDVEDQDEEGETPQLINNEISDTLEDITKDMTEEQQSESDQPDDAACVIESNATDDQQTKEDDPTDHIMEQTPKMSKEDAIEIDILQQQLERVQAEDFVYVKHSYLTEDQLPEEVGEDPAGLLEPTISQENVTDSQTEVNILQQQFDNGQEEDAHLKESYMTEERSQKEVDEDPTGLLELTLSTENATDSQTQIEIEILQDTEPQTEASDSSPPSPSDSDCEVSQSPLDVLSPSELPTPTHTSNESDTEFVSFLEMDSVCSSALNPDAAPAAGIPETVPPPLHLDSCEEPLQFSSSSCTDSPRILLSSSSTPPPQEGSGSIDPASPLKEEPQYPKSLWDAVNRIRKHTAPDSENEEEEVSELWDPESAGEDLCRPGVVVDINSGRIVFDGAGQSEVSTEGVEENLCHEERSGHAEEDTLSCSSTCSHGSGDTVIVADEDEAEETPPDAGTESKTGNDEEFQTAEGERCCSAEVKDEIAAKEEGDNDGDESVINESSQSEEWPVEVANKTAKAVEMKETELEENQEEVQVKR
- the cnpy2 gene encoding protein canopy homolog 2 → MREACVFLCLLLSCSQAARQGQDIRCGACRALVDEMEWAISQVDPKKMIQTGSFRINPDGSQSIREVPLARSEGNLLELMEMVCERMVDYGELADSSTHRKSYVRIKSRSGEPMDLSEASLDSRVTGSLKFACETIVEQHEDEVIEFFAHENDNVKDKLCSKRTDLCDHALEMHHDEL